A DNA window from Loxodonta africana isolate mLoxAfr1 chromosome 7, mLoxAfr1.hap2, whole genome shotgun sequence contains the following coding sequences:
- the LOC100676402 gene encoding olfactory receptor 8J2-like: MAPGNLTRVTEFILNGIADLPELQVPLFFVFLVIYGLTVVGNLGTITLTSVDSRLQTPMYFFLRHLAITNLGNSTTIAPKMLLNFLAKKKTISYYCCAAQLGGFLVFVVAEIFILAAMAYDRYVAICNPLLYMVVVSRQICLLLVSLTYLYSLSTALTASSCVFSVSYCSSNVINHFYCDNVPLLALSCSDTYIPDTTVFMLSGIDLFFSLIIVLISYFNIFLTVLRIQSSEGRQKAFSTCASHLMAVTVFYGTLLFMYMQPTTNHSLDTDKMASVFYTLVIPMLNPLIYSLRNKEVKDALKGFLNNPCKSLKLV; encoded by the coding sequence ATGGCTCCAGGGAATCTCACAAGGGTGACTGAGTTCATTCTCAACGGAATCGCAGACCTTCCTGAGCTCCAGGTCccccttttctttgtcttcctggTGATCTATGGGCTGACTGTGGTAGGGAACTTGGGCACCATCACCCTTACCAGTGTTGACTCCAGACTTCaaacccccatgtactttttccttcgACACTTGGCTATCACTAATCTTGGCAATTCTACCACCATTGCCCCTAAAATGTTGCTCAACTTCTTGGCTAAGAAGAAAACCATCTCATACTACTGTTGTGCAGCTCAACTAGGTGGATTCTTAGTTTTCGTGGTGGCTGAAATTTTCATACTGGCggcaatggcctatgaccgctatgtggccatttgcaaccCCCTGCTCTACATGGTGGTGGTatctcggcagatctgccttcttCTAGTATCCCTCACATACCTCTACAGCCTGAGCACAGCACTGACTGCCTCTTCCTGTGTGTTCTCTGTGTCATACTGTTcttccaatgtaatcaaccattTTTATTGTGATAACGTCCCTTTGCTAGCATTGTCCTGTTCTGATACTTACATTCCAGATACAACAGTGTTCATGTTATCAGGTATCGACCTGTTTTTCTCCTTGATCATTGTTCTAATATCCTATTTCAACATTTTCCTCACCGTTTTGAGGATACAGTCCTCAGAAGGCAGACAGAAAGCTTTTTCCACCTGTGCTTCTCACTTGATGGCCGTCACTGTGTTCTATGGGACCCTCCTTTTCATGTATATGCAACCAACAACCAACCACTCATTAGATACTGATAAAATGGCCTCAGTCTTTTACACCCTAGTGATACCAATGTTGAATCCCCTCATTTACAGCCTAAGGAACAAGGAAGTGAAGGATGCACTGAAGGGATTCCTTAATAACCCATGCAAATCTCTCAAACTAGTGTAA